Proteins from a single region of Trichoderma asperellum chromosome 3, complete sequence:
- a CDS encoding uncharacterized protein (EggNog:ENOG41), whose translation MEVDNQAVPQLAQPGEFAVSEVERAQEHFEKNDSELGSKLSLDNKESEISQDAGAEDHPEEAEVEGDAAAEPTSSKSKKKKKKKKNKSESQITSPIESADSIPAVDIKAEGGETVEAAEQDRTVTPPPEESNLVVEDEAKKDKKKKKKKKKNGPKNSETDVTSDGALDPAQPPSPPDTDEGRGEDEATPVAQEEAVTAAPEPEAALETVKEESSADVEQSNDAVPVPEESKAVEEEAKPADDVAVASEEPEHVEPESEAPKEHQHEHEHEHEHKHEQTHQEEPNHAPQEEVEPVKEPESVPAEHENAPAEESHEAAETHDEKPVEEAAHTEDTQAPATVEEPAEHQEEHKDVPEPVEADNKEVEHHSEEEKHVEKANISDDKPAEEENHTEEKHSDEVISEEAKPIEEEKTVEEEKLDTEKDTAESQTKEEPAAEPAIEAEETPEVAEEHVAETATEEPTKEVEEHVTEEAPVTEHVEEAAKNSVVEEAAPQEEKAPETTESEAKHDDSEKHEEPVAEHAPVAVEAETKAEEVHEEAPKEEIIEETPRDTVTESHVSAEEANNEEAKKTPEVEDAEPVAEPVAEPVAEPETSSEVKAADEHDAEVAKEETHEEHVEAQESEPVVDTHEEKKDEVVAEAETTHEPEVAHSEVEHVSHEETPAAEESVVSSVPAEEVTESEISKDEPEVVHTTHSEVETPAEDATETTEAKPQVAEAKSEVSEVKPETTESESTHDEHITATETESDIQKDVAEPETIVESEVAADSEAATESEPVAQHEAAVESEVAVEPEAAVESEVAAKSEVATDSEPVAQHETAVDSEVATESEVAAEPEVAAIVTKSEVAPESEVAADVTESEVATESEVAAEPEVAANVTESEVATESEVAAEREVAAEQELSHHDKPAESTFEEAQHLDEVVEIIAPVEAEKAAEPEALYEDKEETSEVQATSELTEDSKTSHVEEIVAEADKEVEAKPEESHSPVPAAEETAVQDAPVVPAEEPAVVDPESTPAVVESEKAIVPEPVEEVEQPVAVEVEAPKTREEEVKDTVVERVRKDEESDKIALIAGTAAVATAATAAVATAAVIHQEPVVPEAPKSERKAPEPEETHREIVPEVTKPTEEPVAAREAEPAAVAETAAPSTSKVPVAAKTTPEASSRQPSNEVDTTKAVIVMDPEQASKEINKRAEPIQENTNLQDVAQVEYSGGAYDLAIGAVRVAAHPDLREEDGRINAYTMPGLSHSIERDVLDGPPFATVVAQSDDGHRAEVMMKREIIPSHELDRTMIPLEIAAATSHVPPLRYPARNADSHYLPKWMNMVSPVEYDGMVQDTPPPLSLSVLLDDEFKVPTPAAVVPDKAMTVTDRRRARMLRHKQKIPLHEADDDAVAAAVVTNTTADALRPVAGPSIAGLRSGGDLPHLGHQMMLDSEELHSLAVPTTRRSISDVEEDLHKSIADIFTEDRSKGYISSSSDRDRDRERRHKYRHSRHSSHSSRNRGEEEGREYRESRDSKRRSHESQGSNYRRSTQDNGGSRPGSGSSKLDTPPRTPRRRHSGIVGEAPVSSSRRYKIPDEQEAQEQREQREQRRAQRRAARQPERFDMNEVQQIGREGHEGHERYERPERYNERRERGEHRDRRERSERHERAERTERVERPERVERLERTERPERAERPERAERSERPERPERQERAEHQGRVERPERVERSDRVERPERVERSERPERLERNRRSERTERSEQLERPEPPQLLDDRDLQDEGYDRSERYERRERRERRERRERERERRERRELYEKPLEPQTEHFPATDDSQERPPELAPAFVPALASAPTERKGKEVGFDLPPEDIKRHRSRSFRQRANNSHYSRDDFLRRSQSPEKDSGFPVPEKRFFEMKNAEGVVRRSSSPPLPDKSIYVPIRESSLPEGPRPKTRDRDVPRTRERRLSEATYDRPRGSRIEHLPRQSAPLDEGDDSARRARNERRRQREAKEAREQEKKSGGIRGVFKRLFN comes from the exons ATGGAGGTCGATAATCAAGCCGTGCCCCAACTCGCTCAGCCCGGAGAGTTTGCGGTCTCAGAGGTCGAGAGGGCACAGGAA CACTTCGAAAAGAATGACTCTGAGCTCGGTTCAAAATTGTCATTAGACAACAAAG AGTCCGAAATCTCTCAAGATGCGGGTGCCGAAGATCACCCAGAAGAGGCCGAGGTAGAGGGAGATGCTGCGGCCGAGCCGACTTCttccaagagcaagaagaagaaaaagaagaagaagaacaagagcgAGAGCCAAATCACCTCACCTATAGAGTCCGCCGACAGCATCCCCGCTGTTGACATCAAGGCCGAGGGAGGAGAAACCGTCGAGGCAGCGGAGCAAGACAGAACAGTTACCCCTCCCCCAGAGGAATCAAATCTGGTAGTCGAAGACGAGGCTAAgaaggataagaagaagaaaaagaagaagaagaagaacggcCCAAAGAACTCCGAAACGGATGTTACTTCTGATGGCGCTCTTGACCCGGCCCAGCCTCCATCACCCCCCGACACGGACGAGGGACGAGGCGAGGACGAGGCTACGCCGGTAGCGCAAGAGGAGGCCGTGACTGCGGCCCCGGAACCCGAGGCTGCTCTTGAAACTGTGAAAGAGGAGAGCTCTGCTGATGTTGAGCAGTCTAATGACGCTGTTCCCGTTCCCGAAGAATCcaaggctgttgaagaagaggctaaACCCGCCGACGATGTTGCCGTTGCCTCCGAAGAGCCCGAGCACGTGGAACCAGAGTCAGAAGCCCCCAAAGAGCATCAACATGAACATGAGCACGAGCACGAGCACAAGCACGAGCAGACACATCAGGAGGAGCCCAATCACGCTCCCCAGGAGGAGGTTGAACCTGTCAAGGAGCCAGAGTCTGTGCCCGCTGAGCATGAAAATGCCCCAGCTGAAGAGTCTCATGAAGCTGCTGAGACACACGATGAGAAGCCTGTCGAAGAGGCTGCTCACACAGAAGATACCCAAGCACCAGCGACAGTTGAGGAGCCCGCTGAGCACCAGGAAGAGCACAAGGACGTTCCTGAACCCGTTGAAGCCGACAACAAAGAGGTAGAGCACCACtcggaagaggaaaagcatGTCGAGAAGGCGAACATCTCCGATGACAAGCctgcggaagaagagaaccACACTGAGGAGAAGCACTCCGACGAAGTTATCTCTGAAGAGGCAAAGCCcatcgaagaagagaagactgtcgaagaagagaaactcGACACCGAGAAGGACACCGCTGAATCCCAGACTAAGGAGGAGCCAGCTGCTGAGCCTGCGatcgaggctgaggagacTCCCGAAGTCGCTGAAGAGCATGTCGCCGAAACAGCTACTGAAGAGCCTACTAAGGAAGTCGAGGAACATGTTACTGAAGAAGCACCAGTTACTGAACAtgttgaagaagctgcgaAGAATTCAGTTGTAGAGGAGGCTGCTCCtcaagaggagaaggccCCAGAGACCACCGAATCCGAGGCCAAGCATGACGACTCTGAGAAGCATGAGGAGCCTGTCGCTGAACACGCGCCCGTAGCTGTTGAGGCTGAAACCAAGGCTGAGGAGGTCCACGAGGAGGCTCCCAAGGAGGAAATTATCGAAGAGACTCCTAGGGATACTGTGACTGAGTCTCATGTGTCTGCCGAAGAAGCCAACAACGAGGAGGCTAAGAAGACCCCCGAAGTCGAAGACGCTGAGCCTGTTGCTGAGCCTGTTGCTGAGCCTGTTGCTGAGCCTGAGACCAGCTCGGAAGTGAAGGCTGCTGATGAACACGACGCGGAAGTTGCCAAAGAAGAGACTCACGAAGAGCATGTCGAAGCCCAAGAGAGCGAGCCTGTTGTTGATACCcacgaagagaaaaaggatgAGGTTGTTGCTGAGGCTGAAACTACTCACGAGCCAGAGGTGGCCCATTCTGAAGTAGAACACGTTTCTCACGAAGAAACacctgctgctgaagagtctGTGGTTTCCTCTGTCCCAGCTGAAGAGGTCACCGAGTCCGAAATCTCCAAGGACGAGCCAGAAGTTGTTCATACTACTCATTCTGAGGTTGAGACACCTGCTGAGGATGCCACGGAAACCACCGAGGCTAAGCCCCAAGTTGCTGAGGCCAAGTCGGAAGTCTCAGAGGTGAAGCCTGAAACGACCGAGAGTGAATCTACTCATGACGAGCACATTACAGCCACTGAGACCGAAAGTGACATTCAGAAGGATGTTGCTGAGCCTGAGACTATCGTCGAATCCGAAGTCGCTGCTGATTCTGAGGCTGCTACTGAGTCTGAGCCCGTTGCTCAACACGAAGCCGCCGTTGAATCTGAGGTCGCTGTCGAGCCTGAGGCTGCTGTGGAATCTGAAGTTGCTGCTAAATCCGAAGTTGCTACCGATTCCGAGCCCGTTGCTCAACACGAAACTGCTGTTGACTCTGAGGTTGCTACTGAATCTGAAGTCGCTGCTGAGCCAGAGGTCGCTGCTATTGTTACGAAGTCCGAGGTCGCTCCTGAGTCTGAAGTCGCTGCTGATGTTACGGAGTCCGAGGTCGCTACTGAATCCgaggttgctgctgagccagaGGTCGCTGCTAACGTTACGGAGTCCGAGGTCGCTACTGAATCCgaggttgctgctgagcgTGAAGTTGCTGCAGAGCAGGAGCTTTCTCACCATGACAAGCCAGCTGAATCCACTTTTGAAGAGGCCCAGCACTTGGATGAAGTGGTCGAAATTATTGCTCCCgttgaggctgagaaggctgCCGAACCTGAGGCCCTTTACGAAGACAAGGAAGAGACATCAGAGGTCCAGGCTACTTCCGAGCTAACTGAAGACTCCAAAACCTCTCATGTTGAGGAAATTGTGGCTGAAGCTGACAAGGAGGTAGAAGCCAAGCCTGAAGAATCGCACTCTCCGGTTCCTGCGGCCGAGGAGACTGCTGTTCAAGATGCTCCTGTTGTGCCTGCGGAGGAGCCTGCGGTGGTCGACCCTGAATCAACGCCTGCCGTTGTAGAAAGTGAAAAGGCAATTGTGCCAGAGCCAGTGGAAGAAGTCGAACAGCCCGTGGCTGTTGAGGTGGAAGCACCCAAGACTAGAGAGGAGGAAGTTAAGGATACTGTGGTAGAGAGAGTTAGGAAAG ATGAGGAGTCGGACAAGATTGCTCTCATTGCTGGCACAGCTGCAGTTGCTAcggctgctactgctgcagTGGCGACAGCTGCCGTCATTCACCAGGAGCCTGTTGTTCCTGAAGCACCCAAGTCTGAGAGAAAAGCCCCTGAGCCGGAAGAGACACACAGAGAGATTGTCCCTGAAGTTACGAAGCCCACTGAAGAGCCCGTTGCCGCGCGAGAGGCTGAACCGGCAGCTGTTGCCGAGACAGCTGCGCCTTCGACGTCTAAGGTGCCAGTTGCTGCGAAAACTACTCCAGAAGCCTCGTCACGACAACCATCAAACGAGGTGGACACTACCAAAGCAGTAATAGTAATGGACCCCGAACAGGCAAGTAAAGAGATCAACAAAAGGGCGGAGCCTATTCAAGAGAACACAAACTTACAGGATGTAGCCCAAGTCGAGTATTCTGGAGGCGCTTACGATTTGGCTATTGGCGCCGTTCGTGTGGCTGCGCACCCAGATCTTCGGGAAGAAGACGGACGAATAAATGCATATACCATGCCCGGATTGAGCCATAGCATCGAAAGGGATGTTCTCGATGGACCTCCGTTTGCAACAGTGGTCGCTCAATCCGACGATGGACACCGGGCGGAAGTtatgatgaagagagagataatACCATCACATGAATTGGATCGAACTATGATCCCCTTAGAAATCGCTGCCGCAACTAGCCACGTGCCCCCTTTACGATACCCTGCTCGCAACGCCGACAGTCACTACCTCCCGAAATGGATGAATATGGTCTCTCCCGTTGAATACGATGGAATGGTTCAAGATACTCCGCCTCCGCTGTCTCTTTCCGTGTTATTGGATGATGAGTTCAAAGTGCCGACTCCTGCCGCTGTGGTTCCCGATAAGGCAATGACTGTGACTGACAGGCGGAGGGCTCGAATGCTGCGTCATAAGCAAAAGATTCCACTTCacgaagctgatgatgacgcagttgcagctgctgtggTCACCAACACCACTGCAGACGCATTGAGACCTGTTGCTGGTCCTTCGATTGCCGGCCTCCGCAGCGGTGGGGACCTCCCTCATCTGGGACATCAGATGATGTTGGATTCGGAGGAACTTCACTCTCTAGCCGTCCCTACTACACGCAGGAGTATTAGTGATGTTGAGGAGGATCTTCATAAATCCATTGCTGACATTTTCACAGAGGATAGATCAAAGGGTTACATCTCATCGAGCAGTGACCGTGACCGAGATCGAGAAAGACGCCACAAGTATCGTCATTCTCGCCATTCTTCTCATTCTAGCAGAAATcgtggagaggaagagggcagAGAATatagagagagcagagacaGTAAACGTCGCTCACACGAATCTCAAGGGTCTAACTACCGTCGTTCTACCCAGGATAACGGTGGTTCTAGGCCTGGTTCTGGGTCATCCAAGCTGGACACCCCGCCTCGAACTCCTCGACGGCGCCACAGCGGAATTGTGGGCGAAGCACCTGTATCTTCAAGCCGGAGATATAAAATCCCTGATGAGCAGGAAGCTCAGGAGCAACGCGAGCAGCGCGAGCAACGCAGAGCGCAGCGTCGTGCCGCTCGTCAGCCTGAGCGTTTCGACATGAACGAGGTACAGCAAATAGGACGGGAAGGGCACGAAGGGCACGAACGATATGAGCGGCCTGAACGATATAACGAGCGACGTGAAAGAGGTGAACACCGAGACCGTCGTGAACGTTCAGAACGCCATGAACGTGCTGAACGTACTGAACGTGTCGAGCGACCAGAACGTGTCGAACGACTAGAACGTACTGAACGCCCAGAACGTGCTGAACGACCAGAGCGCGCTGAACGCTCAGAACGCCCGGAACGCCCGGAACGTCAAGAGCGTGCTGAACACCAAGGTCGAGTTGAACGCCCGGAACGTGTTGAGCGCTCAGATCGTGTTGAACGCCCGGAACGCGTTGAACGCTCAGAACGTCCGGAACGTCTCGAACGCAATCGGCGCTCGGAGCGTACCGAACGTTCTGAGCAGCTTGAGCGACCTGAACCACCTCAGCTGCTCGATGACCGTGACTTGCAAGACGAAGGCTATGACCGCTCTGAAAGATACGAACGACGTGAGCGACGTGAGCGTCGAGAACGCCGCGAGCGCGAGCGCGAACGCCGAGAACGTCGTGAACTCTACGAAAAACCCCTGGAGCCCCAGACTGAGCACTTCCCAGCTACTGACGATAGCCAAGAACGACCCCCGGAGCTTGCCCCTGCATTTGTACCTGCACTTGCATCTGCACCTACAGAGCGCAAGGGTAAAGAGGTGGGATTCGACTTGCCGCCAGAAGATATAAAGCGCCATCGTAGCCGCTCATTTCGCCAGCGTGCCAATAACTCTCATTACTCTCGAGATGACTTCCTACGGCGATCGCAGTCTCCTGAGAAGGACTCTGGATTCCCCGTTCCTGAAAAGAGATTTTTCGAAATGAAGAATGCCGAGGGAGTTGTTCGCAGGTCATCGTCACCGCCACTTCCAGACAAGTCTATCTACGTACCAATACGGGAGTCTTCACTTCCAGAAGGGCCGAGGCCTAAAACACGAGACCGGGATGTTCCCCGAACTCGTGAACGTCGGTTATCCGAGGCCACCTATGACAGACCTCGCGGAAGTCGGATCGAACACCTTCCTAGGCAATCAGCGCCGCTGGACGAAGGTGATGATTCTGCTCGACGAGCTCGCAATGAACGCAGGCGCCAGAGAGAGGCCAAAGAGGCTAgggagcaagagaagaagtctGGAGGAATCAGGGGAGTGTTTAAGAGATTGTTTAATTGA
- the RPL22 gene encoding 60S ribosomal protein eL22 yields the protein MAPITKKSGKAQKQTKKFIINASQPASDKIFDVSAFEKFLQDHIKVDGRTNNLGDNIVISSSADGKIEVVAHNELSGRYLKYLTKKFLKKQQLRDWLRVVSTSRGVYELKFFNVVNDEADEDDE from the exons ATGGCTCCCATCACT AAGAAGTCGGGCAAGGCCCAGAAGCAGACCAAGAAG TTCATCATCAACGCTTCTCAGCCTGCCAGCGACAAGATCTTCGATGTCTCCGCCTTCGAGAAGTTCCTCCAGGACCACATCAAGGTTGACGGCCGCACCAACAACCTGGGCGACAACATCgtcatctcttcctctgccgaCGGCAAGATCGAGGTCGTTGCCCACAACGAGCTCTCTGGCCGCTACCTCAAGTACCT GACCAAGAAGTTcctcaagaagcagcagctccgtGACTGGCTCCGTGTCGTCTCCACCTCCCGCGGTGTTTACGAGCTCAAGTTCTTCAACGTCGTCAACGACGAggctgatgaggatgacgagtaA
- a CDS encoding uncharacterized protein (TransMembrane:3 (n4-15c20/21o95-112i227-247o267-284i)), producing MAEATASGTSTGLTSSSVVAQETKPATSARRDYKGFVAGVFSGIAKLTVGHPFDTVKVRLQTTQSSRFSGPLQCVLQTIRNEGVTGLYKGATPPLVGWMFMDSVMLGSLNVYRRLMAQHVFHVDSWTPGAGSGSGFGLGNLSSSLKSLGAGQTSRSASSSSEPSYLPPVGHGIAGIMAGSTVSFIAAPVEHIKARLQIQYAARKAERLYSGPLDCIRKIYTHHGVRGVYHGLSATLLFRSFFFFWWGSYDVLSRTLRKNTNLSNPAINFWAGGLSAQVFWLTSYPSDLVKQRIMTDPLGGGLGDGERRFPKWRDAAVTVYRESGWRGYWRGFLPCFLRAFPANAMALVAFEGVMRTLP from the exons GCCAGGCGCGATTACAAGGGATTTGTGGCGGGCGTGTTTAGCGGAATTGCAAAGCTCACGG TCGGCCATCCTTTCGACACCGTCAAGGTCCGGCTTCAAACAACCCAGTCCTCGCGCTTCAGTGGCCCTCTGCAATGCGTCCTGCAGACGATCCGCAATGAGGGCGTGACGGGCCTGTATAAAGGCGCCACGCCGCCTTTGGTCGGGTGGATGTTTATGGACTCGGTGATGCTGGGGTCGTTGAACGTCTATAGACGACTCATGGCACAGCATGTCTTTCACGTGGATTCCTGGACGCCAGGGGCTGGATCTGGATCAGGATTCGGGCTTGGAAATCTGTCTTCGTCGCTGAAGTCGTTGGGGGCAGGGCAGACATCTAGAtctgcgtcgtcgtcatcagagCCGTCGTATCTGCCGCCAGTGGGCCACGGCATCGCGGGCATCATGGCCGGCTCTACCGTCAGCTTCATCGCCGCGCCCGTAGAGCACATCAAGGCCCGTCTGCAGATCCAGTACGCCGCGCGCAAGGCCGAGCGCCTGTACTCTGGACCGCTCGACTGCATCCGCAAGATCTACACCCACCACGGCGTGCGAGGCGTCTACCACGGCCTCTCTGCCACGCTGCTCTTCcggagcttcttcttcttctggtggGGCAGCTACGACGTCCTTTCACGGACTCTTCGCAAGAACACCAACCTGAGCAATCCGGCCATCAACTTCTGGGCTGGTGGGCTGAGCGCGCAGGTGTTTTGGCTGACGAGCTACCCGAGCGATCTTGTCAAGCAGCGCATCATGACGGACCCGCTTGGCGGAGGgctgggagatggagagagacggTTCCCGAAGTGGCGGGATGCGGCTGTGACGGTGTATCGCGAGTCTGGATGGAGGGGATACTGGAGAGGATTCTTGCCGTGCTTTTTGAGGGCTTTCCCGGCGAATGCGATGGCGTTGGTGGCTTTTGAGGGTGTGATGAGGACTTTGCCTTGA